In Pochonia chlamydosporia 170 chromosome 3, whole genome shotgun sequence, the following are encoded in one genomic region:
- a CDS encoding trypsin-like peptidase domain-containing protein: protein MNGTAASARGKRKAPVSPDNSPPAKRAINGKLSPGDNTPDVADIVQYDGESDIADELHADAAMYVGTPGSLGEWQDTIQKVVRNVVAIRFCQTCSFDTDQALTSEATGFVVDAERGYILTNRHVVGAGPFWGHCVFDNHEEVDCYPVYRDPVHDFGILRYDPKAIKYMHVDGLDLSPDQAQVGVEIRVVGNDAGEKLSILSGVISRLDRNAPEYGEGYSDFNTCYYQANAAASGGSSGSPVVSKDGCAVALQAGGRSDGASTDYFLPLDRPLRALQCIQQGKPVTRGDIQCQFLLKPFDECRRLGLTSEWEAEMRKAFPNETNMLVAEIVLPDGPSDNKIEEGDVLVKVNGELITQFIRLDDILDSHVGKSIKVQLQRGGEDIEVDIDVGDLHSITPDRFVSVAGASFHNLSYQQARLYAVAVKGVYVCESAGSFRFDNTDNGWIVQTIDHKKVPDLDTFIQVVKGIPDKARVVVTYKHLRDLHTLNTTVVYVDRHWSSKMKQAVRNDETGLWDFSDLGDALPPVPPVRRSAAFIELDHMPHPGIAELIQSFVHVNCTMPVKLDGFPKNRRWGMGLVIDADKGLVLISRAIVPYDLCDITVTIADSIIVEGKVVFLHPLQNYAIIQYDPALVDAPVKSARLSSEHLSQGAKTYFLGHNRIGRVVHGATTVTEVTAVAIPANSGAPRYRAVNVDAITIDSNLGSTCNSGVLVSPDGTVQALWLSYLGERSPCSQRDEEYYLGLATPTLLPVISTIQKGESPKLRLLSVEFRAIQMSQASVMGVSDDWIKKVTQANRSHHQLFMVSKRTFERVNQPVSLLEGDIILTLNGKICTTISDFDVMYSNEVLDAVIVRECEEVHLQLATVPADDIETDHAVSFCGAILHRPHQAVRQQISKLHSEVYVSSRIRGSPAYQYGVAPTNFITHVNGQPTPDLDSFIAATRKIPDNTYFRLKAVTFDSVPWVITMKKNDHYFPTMEWIKDSNEACGWRRVTYEGQEVFQGEAVDGVPPHVEDAEMD from the exons ATGAACGGAACGGCTGCCTCAGCGAGGGGCAAAAGAAAAGCACCAGTCTCGCCTGATAAttcaccaccagccaagcgtgccatcaacggcaagcTGTCCCCTGGTGACAATACCCCAGACGTCGCCGATATTGTGCAATACGATGGCGAGTCAGATATTGCCGACGAGCTCCATGCCGATGCCGCCATGTACGTTGGCACACCAGGGAGCCTGGGCGAGTGGCAGGACACCATTCAAAAAGTTGTACGGAACGTTGTTGCAATCCGCTTTTGTCAAACATGCTCTTTCGATACGGATCAAGCTTTGACGAGTGAGGCTACTGGTTTCGTCGTAGACGCCGAACGAGG ATATATTCTAACAAATCGACATGTCGTGGGCGCTGGGCCTTTTTGGGGACACTGCGTCTTCGATAATCACGAAGAAGTCGACTGCTATCCCGTTTACCGCGACCCCGTACACGACTTTGGTATTCTTCGATATGACCCGAAAGCGATCAAGTACATGCATGTTGATGGCTTAGACCTAAGTCCCGATCAAGCCCAAG ttggtgttgagattCGAGTCGTCGGTAACGATGCCGGAGAAAAGCTCAGTATCTTGTCAGGTGTAATCAGTCGCCTTGACCGAAATGCTCCCGAATACGGCGAGGGCTACAGCGATTTCAACACTTGTTACTACCAGGCCAACGCTGCTGCCAGCGGCGGCAGTTCTGGCAGTCCTGTTGTTAGCAAGGATGGCTGTGCCGTTGCGCTGCAAGCTGGCGGTCGGTCTGACGGCGCTTCGACCGACTACTTCCTCCCGCTTGATCGACCTCTTCGAGCCCTTCAGTGCATCCAACAAGGCAAACCTGTCACCCGCGGCGATATCCAGTGCCAGTTTCTTTTGAAGCCGTTTGATGAGTGTCGCCGGCTTGGCCTCACATCGGAGTGGGAGGCAGAGATGCGAAAGGCTTTCCCTAACGAAACAAACATGCTTGTTGCCGAAATCGTCCTGCCAGATGGGCCATCAGATAACAAGATCGAAGAAGGTGACGTTTTGGTGAAGGTGAATGGAGAGCTCATTACGCAATTCATCAGGCTCGACGACATCTTGGACTCACATGTGGGCAAGTCGATCAAGGTTCAACTGCAGCGTGGCGGTGAGGATATCGAGGTGGATATCGATGTTGGGGATTTGCACAGCATCACCCCCGACCGATTTGTCTCGGTTGCTGGAGCAAGTTTCCATAACCTGTCTTACCAGCAGGCTCGTCTCTACGCTGTTGCCGTCAAGGGCGTCTATGTGTGCGAGTCCGCGGGATCATTCAGGTTTGATAATACTGATAATGGATGGATTGTTCAAACTATCGACCACAAGAAAGTCCCTGATCTAGACACCTTCATCCAAGTTGTCAAGGGGATCCCCGACAAGGCACGGGTGGTGGTTACCTACAAGCATCTCCGCGATCTGCACACGCTTAATACCACTGTCGTATATGTGGACCGGCACTGGtcgtccaagatgaagcaggCAGTCCGAAACGACGAGACTGGACTGTGGGACTTTTCCGACTTGGGAGACGCCCTTCCCCCCGTTCCGCCGGTTCGTCGTTCAGCAGCATTCATCGAGTTGGATCATATGCCTCACCCCGGCATTGCAGAGCTGATTCAAAGCTTTGTTCACGTCAACTGCACCATGCCTGTGAAGCTGGATGGGTTTCCAAAGAACCGAAGATGGGGAATGGGTCTGGTCATTGATGCGGACAAGGGCCTTGTTTTAATTTCGAGAGCCATTGTTCCGTACGATCTCTGTGACATCACTGTTACCATTGCGGACTCTATCATTGTGGAGGGCAAAGTTGTTTTCCTTCACCCACTTCAGAACTACGCCATCATCCAATACGATCCCGCCCTCGTGGATGCACCCGTCAAGAGTGCTAGACTGAGCAGCGAACATCTCAGTCAAGGTGCCAAGACGTACTTCTTGGGCCACAACAGAATCGGCCGTGTTGTGCACGGTGCCACAACCGTCACTGAAGTCACGGCTGTTGCCATCCCCGCCAACTCAGGGGCCCCTCGTTACCGAGCTGTCAATGTGGatgccatcaccattgatAGCAACCTTGGTTCTACTTGCAACAGCGGTGTTTTGGTTTCACCCGATGGAACTGTCCAGGCCCTGTGGCTTTCGTATCTTGGAGAGCGGTCTCCTTGCAGCCAGCGGGATGAGGAATACTATCTGGGTCTGGCCACGCCGACTCTGTTGCCTGTCATCTCTACTATTCAAAAGGGCGAGTCTCCCAAGCTGAGGCTGCTGTCAGTCGAGTTTAGGGCTATTCAAATGTCGCAGGCATCCGTCATGGGTGTTTCTGACGACTGGATTAAGAAGGTGACGCAGGCCAACAGGTCTCACCACCAGCTCTTCATGGTCAGCAAGCGAACTTTTGAGAGGGTCAACCAGCCGGTTTCCCTCCTGGAAGGCGACATCATCTTGACGTTGAACGGCAAAATATGTACAACCATCTCTGACTTTGATGTCATGTATTCTAATGAGGTGCTCGATGCCGTTATTGTTCGAGAGTGCGAGGAGGTGCACCTGCAACTGGCCACTGTTCCGGCCGACGATATAGAGACTGACCATGCGGTGTCATTCTGCGGTGCAATCCTGCATCGTCCCCATCAAGCTGTCCGCCAACAAATCAGCAAACTTCACAGTGAGGTATATGTGTCTAGCAGAATCCGCGGCTCGCCAGCCTATCAGTATGGTGTTGCCCCGACCAACTTTATCACCCATGTGAATGGCCAGCCCACACCGGATCTCGACTCATTCATTGCTGCTACCCGAAAGATTCCCGACAACACTT ACTTCCGCTTGAAAGCTGTAACATTTGACAGCGTACCATGGGTCATTACGATGAAAAAGAATGACCACTACTTTCCCACAATGGAGTGGATCAAAGACAGCAACGAGGCATGTGGCTGGCGACGCGTTACGTATGAGGGACAAGAAGTCTTTCAGGGAGAGGCTGTCGACGGTGTTCCACCCcatgttgaagatgcagaaATGGATTAA
- a CDS encoding ap-2 complex subunit sigma (similar to Colletotrichum gloeosporioides Nara gc5 XP_007273361.1) produces the protein MLSFILIQNRQGKTRLAKWYAPYSDDQKIKLKGEVHRLVAPRDQKYQSNFVEFRNNKIVYRRYAGLFFCACVDTNDNELAYLEAIHFFVEVLDAFFGNVCELDLVFNFYKVYAILDEVFLAGEIEETSKQVVLTRLEHLDKLE, from the exons ATGCTctccttcatcctcatccaaaaCCGGCA GGGCAAAACCCGCCTCGCAAAATGGTACGCCCCCTACAGCGACGACCAAAAGATCAAGCTCAAAGGCGAAGTGCACCGGCTCGTCGCCCCCCGCGACCAGAAATACCAATCCAACTTCGTCGAGTTCCGCAACAACAAGATCGTCTACCGCCGCTACGCGGGGCTCTTCTTCTGCGCGTGCGTCGACACCAACGACAACGAGCTGGCGTACCTCGAGGCGATCCACTTCTTCGTCGAGGTGCTGGATGCGTTCTTCGGAAACGTGTGCGAGCTGGACCTCGTGTTTAACTTTTACAAGGTGTATGCGATTCTGGATGAGGTGTTTCTGGCGGGGGAGATTGAGGAGACGAGTAAGCAGGTTGTTTTGACGAGGCTGGAACATCTGGATAAATTGGAGTGA
- a CDS encoding Acyl-CoA N-acyltransferase (similar to Metarhizium robertsii ARSEF 23 XP_011411624.1): protein MDTLQQIVHNFAVVVGLNHLRIHSLYYLGEMRFDTLRTRVTKVDHKLSRQNVMSLYTLWLQSRAFYVEFSALPIKEWCSNLAELRCSGQGVMDTWGDSLHDPQYYHGALTHKDTALLRRVYNSIKDYYDKKGGKRPQQTGGSGGSSRSSTANPPPPPLDNSGFFKQTTASVTGESSQSLPSKQRGTQAADLGHPTGTPSVEPRTLEHSEAPKPLENGMCRRCRATGHAISDCPTRDDPSWDPPPHPRYICNICGEYGSHYVWDCQFHQSNSSGEQKNWKDEHAIAAQPRHFAPAVVHPAEALRNYIPSSRILSAGDDDLCRPIGTTKADPVVFPRCADWPSSAPVSRSWASVESERSYQLGGSVREPGRLSPWEEEDKRGALDGEKKVEKRSRSERDEVAHHQADDFLTRLGHALKRNLGTKAPPDDLICVDYDPVAKRPRLDLEEGEVVDESNLPSLIASVTASDRGSKDESSLAEPQSGSSYTVEVSAETVGQIGRCPTALEQSPSQQWEHTTQEARKTAMELWQNSRDIIEPHSKFDKEAQLFADEVQTDDEFIDHSTVARGRETVVFDGDGVDAKVDKKVTPSDPPFTGEGCGGSNDSGQSIQYTGDDGGQSLADKSRQADDIATYVAKVKLERDGGNDRAVKENMEALGCRWLRWFGGSVSPEAESREAKGT from the exons ATGGACACTCTACAGCAAATCGTGCACAACTTTGCAGTCGTCGTCGGGCTGAACCACCTTCGAATCCATTCTTTGTATTACCTCGGCGAGATGAGATTCGACACGCTCCGTACGCGAGTCACTAAGGTCGATCACAAGCTCAGCAGACAGAATGTAATGTCTTTATACACCCTGTGGCTTCAAAGTAGAGCTTTCTATGTGGAATTCTCGGCACTCCCCATCAAGGAATGGTGctccaacttggcagaaCTCCGGTGTAGTGGACAGGGGGTCATGGATACGTGGGGGGATTCTCTTCACGATCCTCAGTACTATCATGGTGCTCTCACTCATAAGGATACTGCATTATTGAGAAGGGTATATAATTCGATCAAGGATTACTACGACAAAAAGGGAGGCAAGCGTCCTCAGCAGACCGGAGGCTCGGGAGGCTCCTCGAGAAGCAGTACGGCGaaccctcctcctcctcctcttgaCAACAGTGGGTTCTTCAAGCAAACAACTGCATCTGTCACTGGGGAAAGTAGCCAAAGTCTACCATCAAAGCAGCGTGGTACCCAAGCGGCTGACTTGGGACATCCAACGGGGACGCCATCCGTCGAACCGAGAACTTTGGAGCATTCTGAAGCTCCGAAGCCTCTTGAGAATGGCATGTGTCGGAGATGCAGGGCCACAG GTCATGCCATCTCCGACTGTCCCACAAGGGATGACCCGTCTTGGgatcctcctccacatccaAGATATATTTGCAATATCTGTGGAGAGTATGGATCCCACTATGTGTGGGATTGTCAGTTTCATCAGTCCAATAGTTCTGGAGAGCAGAAAAATTGGAAGGATGAACATGCTATTGCAGCGCAGCCACGGCATTTTGCTCCCGCCGTTGTCCATCCAGCGGAAGCCTTGAGGAACTATATCCCATCCAGTCGAATCCTCTCGGCCGGCGACGATGATTTGTGTCGGCCGATAGGAACTACAAAGGCAGACCCGGTTGTTTTCCCGCGTTGTGCTGACTGGCCCAGCTCGGCGCCAGTATCTCGCTCTTGGGCGAGTGTTGAGTCCGAGAGGAGCTACCAACTAGGTGGCTCCGTCCGCGAACCTGGCCGCTTGTCTccttgggaggaggag GATAAACGTGGCGCCCTTGACGGTGAGAAAAAGGTTGAAAAGAGATCCCGCAGCGAGAGAGATGAAGTTGCTCATCACCAGGCGGACGACTTTCTTACCAGACTTGGGCATGCTCTCAAACGTAATCTCGGTACTAAGGCTCCGCCTGACGACCTCATTTGCGTAGATTATGACCCCGTTGCGAAGAGGCCGAGGCTGGATTTGGAAGAGGGTGAAGTGGTGGACGAGAGTAATCTTCCGTCCCTCATCGCCAGTGTGACAGCTTCAGACCGAGGGAGCAAAGATGAAAGCTCTCTTGCGGAACCACAGTCAGGAAGCTCTTATACGGTTGAAGTGTCGGCAGAGACTGTTGGTCAGATCGGCCGTTGCCCAACTGCACTTGAACAGTCTCCGAGTCAGCAGTGGGAACATACCACTCAAGAGGCTCGAAAAACTGCAATGGAGCTGTGGCAGAATAGCCGTGATATTATCGAACCCCATTCCAAGTTCGATAAAGAGGCTCAGTTATTTGCTGACGAGGTACAGACGGATGACGAGTTTATCGATCACTCCACTGTAGCTAGGGGCCGAGAGACGGTTGTCTTTGACGGCGATGGTGTCGACGCCAAGGTAGACAAGAAAGTAACACCTAGCGATCCTCCTTTTACGGGGGAGGGCTGTGGCGGAAGCAACGATAGCGGCCAGTCTATCCAATATActggtgacgatggcggCCAATCTCTCGCAGACAAGTCGCGCCAGGCTGACGATATAGCCACCTATGTCGCTAAAGTCAAGCTGGAGAGGGATGGCGGTAACGATAGAGCAGTGAAGGAGAATATGGAAGCCCTTGGCTGCCGTTGGCTGAGATGGTTTGGTGGTAGTGTTTCGCCGGAGGCGGAGTCGAGGGAGGCCAAGGGAACATGA
- a CDS encoding increased sodium tolerance protein 1 (similar to Metarhizium robertsii ARSEF 23 XP_007822678.1) gives MKLTSASSCDTPQTKLKVQLKLAIARLRMVQQRDEQIGKTQQRAMAQLLEAGKIDSATIRVENIIRSDITTELHEMLELYCELLLARAGLLEGPVCDPGLEEAIKSIIYAAPKTEIKELATVRQLLGEKYGKEFVLAAMENTDGKVNEKVVRKLSVEPPKQELVQGYLEEIARAYGVDWPKRAKVTPPPDLIDDFDDNDEDDPSGGQKVLAEPLTTGRKLSRGEEELNRATPPQGFAGPRSPVTVTPPRRTTENVHPKVTLGSVELKPNKKMEAVARKEPEGAVPDISDLERRFAALKKR, from the coding sequence ATGAAGCTAACCAGCGCATCCTCTTGCGACACACCTCAGACCAAACTAAAGGTCCAGCTCAAGCTCGCAATCGCGCGCTTACGAATGGTCCAGCAGCGCGATGAACAAATTGGCAAGACACAGCAGCGGGCAATGGCCCAGCTCCTCGAAGCCGGCAAGATCGATTCCGCGACGATCCGTGTCGAGAACATCATCCGATCAGACATCACAACCGAGCTCCACGAGATGCTGGAGCTCTACTGCGAACTACTACTCGCCCGCGCTGGATTACTGGAAGGCCCGGTGTGTGATCCCGGTCTGGAAGAGGCCATCAAGAGCATCATCTACGCGGCGCCCAAGACTGAAATCAAGGAGCTCGCAACGGTGAGGCAGCTCCTCGGAGAAAAGTACGGCAAGGAGTTTGTCCTCGCTGCCATGGAGAACACAGACGGCAAGGTGAATGAAAAGGTTGTCAGGAAGCTGAGCGTCGAGCCGCCGAAGCAGGAGCTCGTGCAAGGCTACCTGGAGGAGATTGCGCGAGCATACGGAGTGGATTGGCCGAAGAGGGCCAAGGTCACACCCCCGCCGGATCTGATCGACGATTTTGATGATaatgacgaagatgaccCGTCGGGTGGGCAGAAGGTTTTGGCGGAGCCCTTGACTACGGGGAGGAAGCTGTCCAggggggaggaggagttgaaTAGGGCGACGCCGCCGCAGGGGTTTGCGGGGCCGAGGAGTCCTGTGACGGTTACGCCGCCGAGGAGGACGACGGAGAATGTGCATCCAAAGGTTACGCTGGGGTCGGTCGAGTTGAAGCCGAATAAGAAGATGGAGGCGGTGGCTAGGAAGGAGCCCGAGGGGGCGGTGCCGGATATAAGTGATTTGGAGAGGAGGTTTGCGgcgctgaagaagaggtga
- a CDS encoding malate transporter, aliminium toerance (similar to Metarhizium robertsii ARSEF 23 XP_007822676.1) codes for MAASNPLRRLITVLWGDWQTNALWQRILKYSIACTIAIIIAILPHFKATSTFLIPMVTVFAHPGQRMGLMIEALLMILFGSILGLSWSLLGLYLSSLVEDSNAPAAYTIRALFLLVLVLIHGFVRSVSPRLFNFVLFLLVAALLTVQLPSNSTTSLFTNIYIPILLGGGVLIVVNLSIFPELSSSYLGSSAIETLSGTVDTLTRTTHWFITPGGDAPETKTNNSHALAATSTNKSSSTVNRVKRKTTSHVRSFFADFPNPFRKGQAFAAPSTTPIHLTTMAFLSGQKSRLRMQLSRCKAAQDEVNFEISMSALPPVAMKPISVRYMTGLVQNIVTLIGACENKFVLVGNEELLEDLPDYKEQQVSVTPNLQTGIAQRTQPINPRGQRQADHKEQVESVKPVREIEAGSCQLLETTLRRIRLPVQDFQSCMKQAVDLLIACLAYCFDVPKLPSGAATPKGIRLEEIDLRIDEFSAALATFDAGSAEALKQAVLDESGQAVDFMPRMETFLVSSFILAFRDSAVQIMQMLQHARTLVEKRQRRHNKFRVWVPQYRNIRKWLTTGGEADAMVLPERAKQAARQGAQTSSTKDSEEAVDMDNESPPMTKDEESSPVDTNGHKATEKSDLPRQPKLRSIRPSPGGLSVKVRAAMADAMEWVQRSDDVEYALKLAIAVFLVTWPAFVASWNAWYSQVKGVWAPMQLILVFEVAIGTSLFVFAVRLFGVIFGCLVGYLSVEIGQHNRVAAVFILLFGIVPSVYVQLATKYVKAGMISIVSLAVVALAAINTTTAASEVFYKRLVAFLVGGLVAMAVETIIFPVRARDRLVESLSAAVRQVQKMQAAVAVGIDDPERPNFRSPKLLSRFIHSRDKAQGALAAAETFLPFCLTEPRLKGSFKPLAPIYKEIIYVLHQIIDRMDNVVQLRKVYGSSILEDLNPKVHTHRRNVAASSTLILFSVNEALTTWLPLPQFIPSARLAQLRLINRIRQLLIAQSPKGPRPSMLKYHRRGSNLDEETASLITQHKFLSWNASTAGQMEIIEYLEELVELVKLLVGVNAFRSGMLERPQYRQYIRQLETEQDEDLERVRTEKSNVSGQGGGEHDDNGTIVSDDIETGRHMRRVKTTAFGYGQMDGEAAPDTEVEDENEGIPRSLQRVGTRLMRDNTLVRRRGFTVGHKR; via the exons ATGGCGGCCTCAAACCCCCTCAGGAGGCTGATCACGGTTCTTTGGGGCGATTGGCAAACCAATGCTTTGTGGCAGCGCATCCTCAAGTATTCCATCGCCTGCACCAtagccatcatcatcgccatccttcCTCACTTCAAAGCGACCTCGACTTTCTTGATACCCATGGTTACCGTGTTTGCTCACCCTGGACAACGCATGGGTCTCATGATCGAGGCTCTTCTCATGATCCTTTTCGGGTCCATCCTGGGCTTGTCTTGGTCACTGCTCGGGTTGTACTTGTCAAGCCTTGTGGAGGATAGCAATGCGCCGGCAGCATATACCATCCGCGCTTTAtttcttttggttcttgttTTGATCCACGGATTCGTGAGATCCGTGAGTCCTAGGCTCTTCAATTTTGTGttgtttcttcttgttgctgcgtTGCTTACGGTCCAGCTACCGAGTAATTCCACGACATCGTTATTTACCAACATATATATTCCCATTTTACTCGGAGGCGGCGTGTTAATCGTTGTCAATTTGTCTATATTCCCGGAGCTATCAAGCAGTTACCTTGGCTCGTCTGCAATTGAGACTTTATCAGGTACCGTGGATACCTTGACAAGAACAACTCATTGGTTTATCACgcctggtggtgatgctccCGAGACAAAAACCAACAATTCGCACGCCCTCGCGGCTACTTCTACGAATAAGAGCAGCAGTACTGTCAATCGAGTCAAACGGAAGACCACATCACATGTTCGCAGCTTCTTTGCAGATTTTCCGAATCCATTTCGTAAAGGACAGGCTTTCGCAGCCCCTTCAACGACGCCAATCCATCTGACCACAATGGCCTTTCTATCCGGCCAAAAGTCGAGGTTACGCATGCAGCTCTCTCGTTGCAAAGCCGCTCAAGATGAAGTCAATTTCGAGATTTCCATGTCAGCCCTTCCCCCAGTCGCAATGAAGCCAATCAGTGTACGGTACATGACTGGTCTTGTACAGAATATTGTTACGCTCATCGGCGCATGTGAAAACAAGTTTgtgcttgttggcaatgaggAGCTTCTCGAAGACTTGCCAGACTATAAAGAACAGCAAGTATCTGTGACACCGAATCTACAAACAGGAATTGCACAACGAACCCAGCCTATCAATCCCAGAGGGCAGAGACAGGCCGACCACAAAGAGCAGGTGGAAAGCGTCAAACCGGTGAGAGAAATTGAAGCTGGTAGTTGCCAGCTCCTTGAAACGACTCTTCGACGAATTCGGCTCCCAGTGCAAGATTTTCAAAGCTGCATGAAGCAAGCCGTGGATTTACTCATAGCTTGCCTTGCCTATTGCTTTGACGTCCCAAAATTGCCCTCTGGAGCGGCCACGCCAAAGGGCATTCGTCTGGAAGAAATTGATTTGCGAATCGACGAGTTTTCAGCAGCTCTCGCCACTTTTGATGCCGGCTCTGCTGAAGCACTCAAGCAAGCCGTGCTGGATGAATCAGGGCAGGCGGTAGACTTTATGCCACGTATGGAGACCTTTCTTGTGTCTTCATTCATCCTTGCATTTCGTGACTCGGCAGTCCAGATCATGCAGATGCTTCAACATGCAAGAACGCTTGTCgagaaaaggcaaagacgcCACAATAAATTCCGTGTCTGGGTTCCTCAGTATAGAAATATCCGGAAATGGCTAACAACCGGTGGTGAAGCCGATGCCATGGTTCTCCCCGAGAGAGCAAAGCAGGCGGCACGCCAGGGAGCCCAAACCTCGTCCACGAAGGACAGCGAAGAGGCGGTCGACATGGACAACGAAAGTCCACCTATGACTAAGGATGAAGAATCATCTCCTGTGGATACCAATGGCCACAAAGCTACAGAGAAATCAGACTTGCCGAGACAACCAAAACTTCGGAGCATCAGGCCCTCCCCAGGTGGCCTCAGTGTCAAGGTTCgagcagcaatggcagacgCCATGGAATGGGTGCAGCGTTCCGACGATGTCGAGTACGCGCTGAAGCTTGCAATTGCCGTATTTTTGGTTACTTGGCCAGCCTTTGTCGCTTCTTGGAACGCATGGTACAGCCAGGTGAAGGGTGTCTGGGCTCCGATGCAGCTTATTCTTGTATTTGAGGTTGCCATTGGAACGTCCCTGTTTGTTTTTGCCGTTCGACTCTTCGGCGTCATATTTGGTTGTCTTGTTGGATATCTTTCGGTGGAAATTGGACAACATAACCGCGTTGCAGCTGTGTTTATTCTCCTTTTTGGTATAGTTCCTTCTGTATACGTCCAGCTCGCAACCAAGTATGTCAAGGCCGGGATGATTTCAATCGTGTCACTGGCAGTTGTGGCATTAG CTGCGATCAATACGACTACAGCGGCCTCTGAGGTATTCTACAAGCGACTGGTCGCGTTTCTTGTCGGTGGTCTCGTTGCAATGGCAGTTGAAACCATCATCTTTCCCGTACGAGCCAGAGACCGGTTGGTGGAGTCACTATCGGCAGCAGTACGCCAAGTTCAGAAGATGCAGGCCGCAGTGGCCGTTGGCATTGATGACCCAGAGCGGCCGAATTTCCGATCTCCGAAGCTTTTAAGCCGGTTTATTCATTCTCGCGACAAGGCTCAGGGGGCATTGGCGGCTGCAGagaccttcttgccattTTGTCTCACTGAACCACGTCTGAAAGGCAGCTTTAAGCCGCTGGCGCCGATATACAAGGAAATTATATACGTTCTACACCAAATCATCGATCGGATGGACAACGTGGTGCAACTGCGAAAAGTGTACGGATCATCCATTTTGGAGGACCTGAATCCGAAAGTACACACTCACAGGAGAAATGTCGCGGCCAGTAGTACTCTAATATTATTTTCAGTAAATGAGGCGCTTACTACGTGGCTTCCGCTTCCCCAATTCATTCCTTCAGCTCGCCTAGCCCAGCTGAGACTCATTAATCGCATCAGACAGCTGTTGATAGCACAGAGTCCAAAGGGGCCGCGACCAAGCATGCTTAAGTACCATCGTCGCGGATCCAACTTGGATGAGGAGACTGCAAGCCTGATAACTCAACACAAGTTTCTATCTTGGAATGCCAGCACCGCGGGTCAAATGGAGATTATTGAGTATCTCGAAGAGCTGGTGGAGTTGGTCAAATTGCTGGTAGGCGTCAACGCCTTTCGAAGCGGTATGCTAGAGAGGCCGCAGTACCGACAGTACATTCGACAGCTGGAGACTGAACAGGATGAGGATTTGGAACGAGTTCGAACGGAAAAGTCAAATGTTTCTGGCCAGGGAGGTGGCGAGCATGACGATAATGGAACCATTGTGTCTGATGACATAGAAACAGGCAGGCATATGAGACGAGTGAAGACAACAGCGTTTGGGTATGGCCAAATGGATGGCGAAGCAGCCCCTGATACCGAAGTGGAAGATGAGAACGAAGGCATACCAAGAAGTCTACAGCGAGTTGGAACGAGATTAATGAGAGACAATACATTGGTAAGGAGGCGAGGCTTCACCGTTGGTCACAAGAGATAG